A single window of Vanessa atalanta chromosome 27, ilVanAtal1.2, whole genome shotgun sequence DNA harbors:
- the LOC125074248 gene encoding zinc finger protein 62 homolog, whose translation MSEDIETYCRLCAEPTPVDQLISPEEHEVFTPKVATKLSWINIDISKPNELPKTICFSCFTLLDRTWTFLNNVRTAQEKLKAIFVKKLQQNNEQTREETREKLPNIPGKPIDTNWEDFQRPKLEIKIEESIENPEVLLQKTVSITNENSGDNGAVKTENDTDYEDLLIESNNCYLSSSDSDSPLKKIAKKKKVSRKRNKDSKFESDSTEIPIDILSLNITWDNQTCRCAKCDILCQSIISLQLHSLQIHNQCCLFKCIECEKIVSTYRSIVRHVRTHNSALRHCCEYCNKVFLRTSELNLHKVKEHKDIYKTKCTYCGASFETPEELKEHKTIFFNGSKKSSKEIKIINSDKHTDCKCDLCDKVFKNRQNLYQHRVLHTERSRNFACHVCGKMYYTKGSLSAHMRTHEESRRYKCDHCPRAFHAKGNLISHLSLHSGLKPFICEQCGKSFRAKRHLISHSIIHTDLRPYVCEYCNKTFRFKTRLNLHVRQHTGVRPYKCVYCQHDFTNGSNYKKHMYRRHGIDTSSRNKYKVVVNKEDNEETKV comes from the coding sequence ATGTCTGAAGATATAGAAACTTATTGTCGACTTTGTGCAGAACCAACTCCTGTAGATCAATTAATATCACCGGAAGAACATGAAGTGTTTACTCCAAAGGTAGCAACCAAACTATCTTGGATAAACATTGATATATCAAAGCCTAACGAGCTTCCTAAAACAATATGCTTCTCGTGCTTCACTCTGTTAGACAGAACATGGACATTCTTAAACAACGTAAGGACTgcacaagaaaaattaaaagcaatatttgttaagaaattGCAACAAAACAATGAACAAACTCGCGAGGAAACGCGTGAAAAACTTCCGAATATTCCAGGTAAACCAATAGACACAAACTGGGAAGACTTCCAAAGACCTAAACTAGAGATTAAAATAGAAGAATCTATAGAAAACCCTGAGGTATTGCTTCAAAAAACTGTCAGCATCACCAACGAAAACTCCGGCGACAACGGCGCCGTAAAGACTGAAAACGATACAGACTACGAAGATCTTCTTATTGAGTCCAATAATTGCTACTTGAGCTCATCAGATAGTGAttcacctttaaaaaaaattgcgaaaaagaaaaaagtaagtcgaaaaagaaacaaagattctaaatttgaatccGATAGTACTGAAATACCTATTGATATTCtctctttaaatattacttgGGACAATCAAACGTGTAGGTGTGCAAAGTGTGACATACTCTGCCAAAGTATTATATCCTTACAGCTTCATTCTCTCCAAATTCACAACCAATgctgtttatttaaatgcatcGAATGCGAGAAAATCGTCAGTACATACAGATCCATCGTCAGGCACGTACGGACACACAACAGTGCACTGAGACATTGCTGTGAATATTGTAATAAGGTGTTCTTACGGACATCGGAACTCAATTTACACAAAGTGAAAGAACACAaagacatttataaaacaaagtgtaCGTATTGTGGTGCGTCGTTTGAGACACCGGAAGAATTAAAGGAACACAAGACTATATTTTTCAATGGATCAAAGAAATCATCAAaggaaattaaaatcataaatagcGATAAACATACAGATTGCAAATGTGATCTCTgtgataaagtatttaaaaaccgTCAGAATCTATACCAGCATCGAGTTCTACATACGGAAAGGAGTAGGAACTTTGCTTGTCATGTCTGCGGTAAAATGTATTACACTAAAGGTAGCCTCAGTGCCCATATGAGAACACACGAAGAATCCAGGCGGTACAAATGCGACCATTGTCCAAGAGCCTTTCATGCAAAGGGGAATCTCATCTCTCACTTAAGCTTACATTCCGGTTTGAAACCGTTCATATGTGAACAGTGCGGTAAAAGTTTTAGGGCTAAACGTCATTTGATCTCACATTCTATCATTCACACAGACTTAAGACCGTATGTTTGTGaatattgcaataaaacatTCCGTTTTAAAACACGTCTAAATCTCCATGTTCGTCAGCACACTGGTGTGAGGCCGTACAAATGTGTGTACTGTCAACATGACTTCACAAATGGgtcgaattataaaaaacatatgtatagaCGGCACGGTATCGACACTTCTTCTAGGAATAAGTATAAAgtagttgtaaataaagaaGATAATGAAGAAACTAAAGTATAA